TGAATCTACCGCATTATTGGACGACAATGAGCAACGAGAAACTTATCCGGGGCCGCAAAAACGTGACACGATCACATGCAGCGTCTCGCTTGAAGAAGCAGAAGAAATGTCTGGACAAACGGTCAACTTGGTTGTAGTAAACTCTGGAGAGAATCATTTTTCTTATAAATTCGATTTCCCAGAGCTTTAATTTTCGCCCGCCTGAAAACCACACGAGCCCCCATCCATACGAAGGGGAGCTCGTGTATATCGGAAAGTTATTCTGTTCATTTACCGGCCGGATGAGTTATTCATGAGCCGCCCAGCCTCCCGGGAGCCTCGCCGTCTTTTCGCCCGGGCGTACAGGCTCCGCACATGACCGGGGACGCATCGGGAACAACAGGAGATCTCGTTCAGGTCAGGATATATCCATCCCGCGGCGGTCCGGGGATTCTGATGTCGTCAGGGTCCCGATCCATGATCGCCTGAATCATCTGGTCATACGCCCTTGTGGCCGGGATGATCTCGTCCGCGGCGATCTTGTCCCAGGTGTCCTCGGCGGCGTTCCAGTAAATCGGGGCGGAGATGAGGCTGATCACCGGCAGTCCGGCCCGGTTGTACGCCGACGCGTCGGTGGGCACTCCCAGGGGGGTGTCGGTGGGAAGCAGCGTGGTCCGTCTCAGGTTGTGGGTTATCACCGCGTCTTTCGCGATCTCAACCAGGGGACCCGTATCGGTCACGAAGAGTCCCCGGGGCTGGATGTCTCCGTTGGGAACCAGGGCTCCCGATGGGTCTATGATGTATTCACGGGCGAAGTGCTCGATGTGCAGATCACACACGAAATTATGAATCATGTCATCTACATGCCTCCCGATATACGCCCGGGAGCCGATGACCACCAGGCACTCGGCGGCGTCCAGCACGAAGGCCAGCGTCAGCTTCGGTTTTACGGCGGCGTATTTTTTTGCGAGGGCCAGCACCGCGGCCACACCGGCGGTGTCCTCGGTGGCGCCGGACCACATGGAATCGTGGTGACAGGCCACCTGGAGGATACGGTCGCTCTCTCCCGGCACCAGGCTGATGATGTTCCGGGTCAGCGCCGACCGTGTGTGTCCCGTCAGGGTCAGGACGGCCCGCGCCTCCCCGGCCGAAAGCAACTCCTGTAAGGCCTCTCCCTCCGACTTTTTCAGGCCCACGCCGGGGATCGACCCCATCCGTCCCGTAAACGGATTAGTGCCGTCGTAACAGAGATACGGGGTGATATCGAAGGGAAACACGCTGATGATGCCCGCCGCCCCGGCCGCCGCGGCGGCGTCATAGGCCCGACGTTCCTCCTCCACCAGCCAGCTCATGATCTGGGATTTCCCGGCGAGGGTGCCGTCCGGGTCGTGAACGTAATGGGCGATTTCCCGCATCATATCGTAGGGGAGCTCGCCGTGGGCGTAGGTGACAAGGGCCACGGCACCGGTGAAGTCTTCTTTGGTGAAGTCCTCGTCGGTGCCGCTCCCGGCGTCAAGGATCTTCCCGGTGATACCCCCGGGCGGGGTGAAGGCGCCGTAGGATATGGGCTGGGGTGAAAAGCCCCGGGTTCCCCCCGGTCCCTGGACCGTCAGCATTACGTGATCGTGAAACCACCCGGTAAAGGGCACATCCTCCGCCCAAACCCGGGGAAGCCCCAGACCCTTCAGAACGCCCAAAAGATACGCCTCCGCCCGGGCGCCGGCAGCCGTTCCGGGGCGCTTCATCCCCATGTCATAGAGATCCGCCGCCCAGCCTAACATCTCGTCCAGGTTGAATACCCCCGTCATGGCCGCTCCTTGTTTTGTGTGTGACGTATTGATGCGTCATTGGTCCGAAACATCTCCAGGAAATCAACATCCCCCGCGCCCCGACGAATCAGGGAGGGGGGGGTTGTCATAAAGGAGATGACCGTCGACGGTTCGCCGACGATATTCCCGGCGTCGATGATCAGGTCCACCTCGTTCGAAAACCGCCTTTTGATCTCTTCCGGAGCGGTGAGCGGCGCATCGCCGGTACGGTTGACGCTGGTGGTGATTACCGGGGCGCCGAACTCCCTCGCGATGGATCGTGCCAGGTCGCAATCCGGTATCCGGACGCCCAGCCCCACTCCGGGTCCGATCACCCCGTCGGGAAGCCGCTCTTTCGAGGGGAAGATGAACGTATAGGGTCCCGGCAGCCGTTCCAGCGCCGGTGCGTACTCGGCCCGGACACGAACGAACCTGACGAGATCGTCGATGTCCGCACACATGACGGAAAAGACGAGACCCGTTTTTCGCCCCTTTATTTTCATCAGGCGGGCCACCGCCTGCCGGTTCCGGGCGGCGGCGCCGAATCCGTAGAGGGTGTCCGTGGGATAGACGATAATCCCCCCCTCCCGCAGCGTTGCGGCGGCGTTTGCGACGGCCCGTCGTCTTTCCGTGTGTGCGTCAATGATCATCATCGACATCCGATCCGGTATCCAACAACCTCTTGTCCAACAGGTGTTTCGGGTCCACGTTGGCGAGGGCCCGCATGATGCTTTTTACGATCCGGGGATTCTCCCTCTTGAGATCACTCACAAGGGCGCGCATGGAGGCCCGCCGGGAGGTCGTCTTGTCGTGAAAGGGACAATTATCAATAATCGGGAAGCCCGCCTCCCGCACGTATGCCTCGATCTTGTATTCCGGCGTGAGTATCATCGGCCGGATGACGGTATGGGCGCCGTCATCGGTGATATATTTCGGCGAAAGCGACCTGATCTGGCCCGCATAGAAAAGATTCAACAGCAGCGTCTCAATTGCGTCCTCCCGATGATGGCCCAGGGCGATCTTGGTAAAGCCGCCCGCCTTCGCCCTGCCATAGAGCGCCCCCCGGCGCATTCGGGAGCAGAACCCGCACGGATTCGACCCCGGCTTCACCTTCATCTGCATCAATTGATATATACCCGTGGGGAGGATTTCGTGCTCGACGCCGAGATCCGAGAGACAGGCTTCGATCAGCTCTGTATCGGCCTCGGTCTCCGGAAACGCCGCATCAACGTGCACCGCGAAGAGCGAGAAGGGAATCGGCGCCTTCTTTTTCAGACGCATCAGGGTTGTCAGCAGCGCCCAGCTGTCCTTGCCGCCCGAAACCGCCACCAGCACACGATCGTTCGCCTCGATCATTGAATATTCAATCACCGCCCGTCCCACGGTGCTGTCAAGGGCCTGTTCACACTTTTTTATCTGAGACACGGAAGAAAACCGAAGTAAACGTACCCGGACATGGTATACGTATTGTGCGGTTTTGTCAAAAATATTTCCGAATCATACCGGTTCATATACATTCATGATGAAAAAACGGATTGACGGAAAGGGTGACGTGGAGTACCATATATACAGTACGGCGTGTAACGCCGGACGTCCAACCGTTTCATCATGCATCGCATACTCTTTTTATTGTAAGTGCATATTTCACTCGGCGGCGGCGCCGGGGGTTCTTCTTCCCATCCAATTTCGGGCGGGAACCGTCTGTGCGCCGCATATCCGACTGTGAGGGCGCGAACAATGGAGACATCCCGTGCATCGAGCGAAACCAAAGGGAGAGTGTCCCTTCATCCCGGCAGACTCCCGATTGCCCTTTTTCTTGCGGCCCTGATCCTCACACCCGGCTGCTCCCCGTCCACGGACCGCACCGATCGCCTCTTCTCCGCAGTCCCGACCAGGTATTACGAATCAGTGGAGATATCGGACATCGAGGCGGCCCAGCGGCTCTTGGGGATTGCTCCGGTGGATCATCTGTCACCCCTCCGGGACAAGCTTGATTTCTTCTCGAACATCGGCAGGTTCACGTTTTCCATGGCGGAGCTTTCGTACCTCCTGGGAGAAGAGGCGCCCCTGGGATTCGACCCAGGGGATTTTCGAGCCCGATCGCTCGCCAGGACCGAGTCGTTCGCGGTGACGGTGGTGCTGGGAGACTTTGATCGGGATAGAATCGTCGAGAATCTCTCTCATGCCGGTTTCGAGGGCACCGAACACCGGGGGCATGTCGTCTATTCCCTGCCCTGGTCGGAGGCGATCGGTATGGGCGGACTCCCCCTCTCCTTTTCCAACCTGGTGTTTCTGGACAGAGACCTCATCGCCCACGCCCCGACGGAACGGCTCCTCATGGACTACCTGGATCGCCTGGAAATCCGCACCCTGGCGGAAGATGAAGACATCGCGACCATCACCGATCGGGTGGAACGAGACGGGGCCTACACGGCCCTCTTCATCGGGTCGAGTATCACCATGACCTCGATGTACGATGAAGCGGAGCGGCTCTTCATCCGGGAGCCCGAGGATTGGGGACTCCCGGAGTACCGCCTGCATCCGTACACCTACTACGCCTTCGCCGTACGTCCGAGAAAGACGGGGAACGACACGATCCAGGATATCACACTGATACTCTACTACCAGGATGAAACCTCCCCGGCCGAAGATCGGGAGCTGCTTTTCCGGGGGCTGACCGAGGGGATCAGCGTCTCCCGGAACGCCCCGTTTTGCGAGCTGTTCAGTGTCGAGGAGGTGGACGTGACCGGCCGCATGCTCACGGCGCGTCTTTTTTCCATCGATGATTTCGACATCGAGGTGCTCATCCGGCTCGCCGACCTCCCGTTTCTCGTCTACTGAATCCTTTTGTTCGTTTCCGTATCAAAAGAATATGAAGAAAGGAAGAAACGAGACACCATGAAACACATATTCACCCGGATATCCGTCGTACCGATATCGTTGATGATCACGGTTCTTTTGATCGCCGCATCGGGCGTCCGGATCGCCGCCGGTCAGGATTTCGGTTTCGATTTCGACGACTTCAACCTCGTCTCCGTTGAAGAGGAGATTGAGATAGGAAAGGAGCTGTCCCGGGAGATCGAAAAGGAGTATCAGCTCTACCCCGACAGCGAGGTCCAGAGATACGCCCGGGAACTGGGCGCCCGGATCGCTCCGCACGCACCCAATACCGACAACATCCCCCTGTCCGTCAAGGTGATCAAAGACGACGAGGTCAACGCCTTTACGATTCCGGGCGGTTACATCTACGTCAACTCGGGCCTCATCAGAAGGGTGGACACGGAGGCGGAATTGGCCGGTGTCATCGCCCACGAGATGGGCCACGCCGTCAAGCGTCACGGCACCGAGCAGCTGACCACAATCATGGGCATCAATCTCGTCATGGGGCTCTTGCTGGGGAGCGACGCACCGGACTGGCAGTACCTGGTGGGGGATCTCTTTTCTTCCGTGGGGCTTTTGGCCTACGGCAGGGATAACGAGCTGCAGGCGGATCGGCTTGCGGTGAGGATTTCCCACGCCGCAGGTTACGACGCCGCCCAGTACCTCACCTTCATGTACAAGCTCCAGGAGATGGAGGACTCCGAGCCGTCGGCCCTCACCGAGCTTTTTTCCACCCATCCCTCCACGTCCGAGCGGATTTCCACCGTCAAGGCGGAAATCTCCCAGCTCGACTC
This portion of the Candidatus Zymogenaceae bacterium genome encodes:
- a CDS encoding M28 family peptidase; the encoded protein is MTGVFNLDEMLGWAADLYDMGMKRPGTAAGARAEAYLLGVLKGLGLPRVWAEDVPFTGWFHDHVMLTVQGPGGTRGFSPQPISYGAFTPPGGITGKILDAGSGTDEDFTKEDFTGAVALVTYAHGELPYDMMREIAHYVHDPDGTLAGKSQIMSWLVEEERRAYDAAAAAGAAGIISVFPFDITPYLCYDGTNPFTGRMGSIPGVGLKKSEGEALQELLSAGEARAVLTLTGHTRSALTRNIISLVPGESDRILQVACHHDSMWSGATEDTAGVAAVLALAKKYAAVKPKLTLAFVLDAAECLVVIGSRAYIGRHVDDMIHNFVCDLHIEHFAREYIIDPSGALVPNGDIQPRGLFVTDTGPLVEIAKDAVITHNLRRTTLLPTDTPLGVPTDASAYNRAGLPVISLISAPIYWNAAEDTWDKIAADEIIPATRAYDQMIQAIMDRDPDDIRIPGPPRDGYILT
- a CDS encoding threonylcarbamoyl-AMP synthase, which translates into the protein MMIIDAHTERRRAVANAAATLREGGIIVYPTDTLYGFGAAARNRQAVARLMKIKGRKTGLVFSVMCADIDDLVRFVRVRAEYAPALERLPGPYTFIFPSKERLPDGVIGPGVGLGVRIPDCDLARSIAREFGAPVITTSVNRTGDAPLTAPEEIKRRFSNEVDLIIDAGNIVGEPSTVISFMTTPPSLIRRGAGDVDFLEMFRTNDASIRHTQNKERP
- the ttcA gene encoding tRNA 2-thiocytidine(32) synthetase TtcA, which gives rise to MSQIKKCEQALDSTVGRAVIEYSMIEANDRVLVAVSGGKDSWALLTTLMRLKKKAPIPFSLFAVHVDAAFPETEADTELIEACLSDLGVEHEILPTGIYQLMQMKVKPGSNPCGFCSRMRRGALYGRAKAGGFTKIALGHHREDAIETLLLNLFYAGQIRSLSPKYITDDGAHTVIRPMILTPEYKIEAYVREAGFPIIDNCPFHDKTTSRRASMRALVSDLKRENPRIVKSIMRALANVDPKHLLDKRLLDTGSDVDDDH
- a CDS encoding M48 family metalloprotease; translated protein: MKHIFTRISVVPISLMITVLLIAASGVRIAAGQDFGFDFDDFNLVSVEEEIEIGKELSREIEKEYQLYPDSEVQRYARELGARIAPHAPNTDNIPLSVKVIKDDEVNAFTIPGGYIYVNSGLIRRVDTEAELAGVIAHEMGHAVKRHGTEQLTTIMGINLVMGLLLGSDAPDWQYLVGDLFSSVGLLAYGRDNELQADRLAVRISHAAGYDAAQYLTFMYKLQEMEDSEPSALTELFSTHPSTSERISTVKAEISQLDSKNTRPIVNTRSFDTMKRRIR